The bacterium genome includes a window with the following:
- the rhaT gene encoding L-rhamnose/proton symporter RhaT, with product MNPVLGVFLHALGGYAAGSFYIPFKKVRNWAWESYWLVSGVLAWMIVPWIVAGLTVPNLWQVLSSAPAGSLAACYVFGVLWGVGGLTFGLSMRYLGMSLGYAMALGYCAAFGTIMPPIYFGTFGGLVMSTSGRVTLGGVLVCLAGIAVCGWAGISKERELSDAQKRETIREFDFKKGLWIALLCGIMSACFAFGIAAGKPIAAHAAANGTASLWVNSPVFILIMAGGFTTNLIWCLILNAKNRTAGNYLHSGDASLALNYFFSGLAGTIWYFQFMFYGMGTTKMGKYDFSSWSIHMAFIIVFSNIWGLIFREWRGSSARTLAIVISGILVLTLSTVIIGVGNYLASLGM from the coding sequence ATGAATCCTGTTCTGGGGGTATTCCTCCATGCGCTCGGCGGGTATGCCGCCGGAAGTTTTTACATACCGTTCAAGAAGGTTCGCAACTGGGCATGGGAAAGCTACTGGCTCGTAAGCGGTGTTCTGGCGTGGATGATTGTCCCGTGGATTGTTGCCGGACTGACCGTGCCGAACCTCTGGCAGGTTCTTTCGTCGGCGCCCGCCGGAAGCCTGGCGGCATGTTATGTGTTCGGCGTCCTGTGGGGAGTCGGCGGCCTGACATTCGGCCTCTCGATGCGGTATCTGGGCATGTCCCTCGGGTATGCCATGGCGCTCGGGTACTGTGCGGCGTTCGGGACTATCATGCCGCCCATCTATTTCGGCACCTTCGGCGGCCTTGTCATGAGCACCTCGGGCCGGGTGACCCTCGGCGGGGTTCTCGTCTGTCTCGCAGGAATCGCTGTCTGCGGCTGGGCGGGCATATCGAAGGAGCGCGAGCTGTCCGATGCCCAGAAGCGGGAAACCATCCGTGAATTCGACTTCAAAAAGGGTTTGTGGATAGCGCTGTTATGCGGTATTATGAGTGCGTGCTTTGCCTTCGGCATTGCCGCGGGCAAGCCGATCGCTGCCCATGCCGCCGCCAACGGGACCGCCTCTCTGTGGGTCAACAGCCCGGTCTTCATTCTCATCATGGCGGGCGGATTTACCACCAATCTCATCTGGTGCCTGATACTGAACGCGAAGAACCGCACTGCGGGAAACTACCTGCACAGCGGCGATGCCTCGCTCGCGCTCAATTATTTCTTTTCCGGGCTTGCCGGAACGATATGGTACTTCCAGTTCATGTTCTACGGCATGGGAACGACCAAAATGGGCAAGTACGACTTTTCGAGCTGGAGCATCCATATGGCCTTCATCATCGTATTCAGCAACATCTGGGGGCTCATTTTCAGGGAATGGAGGGGTTCGAGCGCCCGGACGCTTGCCATCGTCATTTCCGGCATTCTCGTGCTTACTCTGTCGACCGTGATCATCGGCGTGGGCAATTATCTTGCCTCGCTCGGCATGTAA